One Roseimicrobium gellanilyticum DNA window includes the following coding sequences:
- a CDS encoding TIGR00730 family Rossman fold protein, with protein sequence MHRVCVYCGSNFGNDPAFREAAAAVGHEMAVQGLGLVYGGGSVGLMGTVADAVLEGGGEVIGVIPRKLVELEKEHRGLTKLLETDTMHERKRLMMEHADGFLVLPGGYGTLEELFEVIAWLQLGFHHKPVGLLNVDGFYDLMLAQLDHMTAKGLLKAEHRAMLLVATEVKELLAAMQAFEPVDAGKWL encoded by the coding sequence ATGCACCGTGTGTGTGTCTATTGCGGCTCGAATTTTGGGAATGACCCCGCCTTTCGCGAGGCGGCGGCAGCCGTGGGCCATGAAATGGCAGTACAAGGGCTGGGACTGGTGTACGGCGGCGGCAGCGTGGGCCTGATGGGTACCGTGGCAGACGCCGTGCTGGAAGGTGGAGGCGAGGTCATCGGCGTCATCCCCCGGAAGCTGGTGGAGCTGGAAAAGGAGCACCGCGGCCTGACCAAGCTCCTTGAAACGGACACCATGCATGAGCGGAAACGTCTCATGATGGAGCATGCCGATGGGTTCCTGGTACTGCCTGGCGGGTACGGCACTCTGGAGGAGCTGTTCGAGGTCATTGCCTGGCTCCAACTTGGCTTCCATCACAAGCCGGTCGGCTTGTTGAATGTCGACGGCTTTTACGACCTCATGCTGGCCCAACTTGACCACATGACTGCGAAGGGGCTGCTCAAGGCCGAGCACCGCGCCATGCTGCTGGTGGCCACTGAGGTGAAGGAACTGCTCGCCGCGATGCAGGCGTTTGAGCCGGTAGATGCGGGGAAATGGCTCTGA
- a CDS encoding DUF3817 domain-containing protein — translation MRNSHPVTPLRHIALVEGVSFLILLGIAMPLKYMAGMPMAVKVVGWIHGLLFVLFCFALLRVMMSTSWSFGRSALVFIASLLPFGPFLIDRRMREWEKEPVIEEAAEK, via the coding sequence ATGAGGAACTCCCACCCTGTCACTCCCCTTCGTCACATCGCCCTTGTTGAGGGTGTGTCCTTTCTCATCCTGCTTGGCATCGCCATGCCCTTGAAGTACATGGCCGGCATGCCCATGGCTGTGAAGGTGGTCGGCTGGATCCACGGCCTGCTCTTTGTGCTCTTCTGCTTCGCCCTGCTGCGCGTCATGATGTCCACCAGTTGGTCCTTCGGACGCAGCGCGCTGGTATTCATCGCCTCGTTGCTGCCGTTCGGCCCCTTTCTCATTGACCGCCGCATGCGTGAGTGGGAGAAAGAGCCGGTGATTGAAGAAGCTGCAGAGAAGTAG
- the pbpC gene encoding penicillin-binding protein 1C, with protein sequence MSLLPAMLRKKATWRWTLKGVGGVALLGALGWWVLPWVAPLPPRLERPLPVSPVFLAADGTPLRQLLSVDGQRTLAPVSRMELPEKLVQATLAAEDKRFYSHGGVDLLAIGRAALDNLTSRRVVSGASTLSQQLVKVSADERAPRTFFIKIKEALQARRLEMTWDKDRILTEYLNRVSYGNLLTGCATASQGYFNKPLRDLSPAECAFLAALPQSPTRLNPFRNLPAVQKRQKHILERMAVLGWLTEEEGKLAGTERATLQRYTGGFAAPHAIELLKGGASLAADGKIHTTIQTALQQRMESIIAQRLGALTGKHVTHAAAVVLENETGRVIGLAGSRDFFAEDGGQLNGAWVPHSPGSALKPFTYLLALERGSTPATILADLPIEYATPTGIYRPENYNKKFYGPITLREALGNSLNIPAVRALQQLGGEKVLCEELKSLGISTLTEPPEHYGLGLTIGNAPVRLLELANAYACLARLGKWKEWTLLHATAQGSGDAAANRKHTEQVSFLIADILHDAQARMLAFGPHTVIRMPFPCAVKTGTSTSYRDNWTMGFTPEFTVGVWVGNFDNSPMNQVSGVAGAGPIFRDIMIHLHETQGTTWYAEPSGIVRARIDPRNGKRLDDASPSVRASREESFLTGTLPPAATARDYDSEGRALLPRDYTRWVHGGDHWLAGLVALQSEDSNNAPPRISIPVDGSVFQLDPDLKDKGGRLLLRATGPAGMKWSSPSIAIVDENGLAYATLVPGHHELRVEDPVTGAFSEVRIEVRDALSATEKLRVAP encoded by the coding sequence ATGTCCCTCTTACCTGCCATGCTTCGCAAGAAGGCGACATGGCGGTGGACATTGAAAGGGGTGGGTGGTGTGGCGTTGCTTGGCGCTTTGGGATGGTGGGTACTGCCCTGGGTCGCGCCGCTGCCACCCAGGCTGGAGCGGCCTTTGCCGGTGTCACCCGTATTCCTCGCGGCCGATGGCACTCCATTGCGCCAGCTTCTCAGCGTCGATGGACAACGCACCCTGGCACCGGTGTCGCGCATGGAGTTGCCGGAGAAGCTCGTGCAAGCGACACTCGCCGCCGAGGACAAACGCTTCTATTCTCATGGAGGTGTTGATCTGTTGGCGATTGGACGCGCAGCGCTGGATAATCTCACTTCGCGTCGCGTTGTCTCTGGCGCGTCCACGTTGTCGCAACAGCTCGTGAAGGTCTCGGCGGACGAGCGCGCTCCGCGGACCTTTTTCATCAAGATCAAAGAAGCGCTCCAAGCGCGACGCCTGGAGATGACTTGGGACAAGGATCGGATTCTTACCGAGTATCTCAATCGCGTGAGCTATGGCAATCTGCTCACTGGTTGTGCAACCGCTTCACAAGGTTACTTCAACAAGCCGCTGCGTGACCTTTCGCCGGCGGAGTGCGCGTTCCTGGCGGCTTTGCCACAATCGCCCACGCGACTCAATCCTTTTCGCAACCTGCCTGCAGTACAGAAGCGGCAGAAACACATTCTTGAGCGCATGGCGGTACTCGGCTGGTTGACTGAAGAGGAGGGGAAGCTCGCAGGCACGGAGAGAGCCACCTTGCAACGGTACACGGGTGGGTTCGCTGCACCGCATGCCATCGAACTGCTGAAAGGTGGGGCATCGCTGGCAGCGGATGGGAAGATTCACACAACCATCCAGACGGCTTTGCAGCAAAGGATGGAGTCAATTATTGCCCAGCGGCTGGGCGCATTGACGGGCAAGCATGTGACGCACGCCGCTGCGGTGGTGCTTGAGAATGAGACAGGGCGCGTGATTGGCCTGGCTGGCTCGCGCGATTTCTTCGCGGAAGATGGAGGACAGCTCAATGGTGCATGGGTACCGCATTCGCCAGGCTCCGCGTTGAAACCCTTCACCTACCTGCTGGCGCTCGAGCGAGGTTCGACACCGGCCACCATTCTTGCGGATTTGCCCATCGAGTATGCCACGCCCACAGGGATCTACCGCCCGGAAAACTACAACAAAAAGTTCTATGGCCCGATCACGCTTCGCGAGGCTTTGGGCAATTCCCTGAATATCCCTGCGGTGCGTGCGCTACAGCAACTCGGTGGAGAGAAGGTGCTCTGCGAGGAGTTGAAGAGCCTTGGCATCTCCACCCTCACGGAGCCACCTGAGCACTATGGTTTAGGCCTGACCATTGGAAATGCTCCCGTACGCTTGCTGGAGCTGGCCAATGCCTATGCGTGCCTCGCCCGGCTCGGGAAGTGGAAAGAGTGGACCCTCCTGCATGCGACCGCGCAAGGATCTGGCGACGCTGCTGCCAATCGAAAACATACCGAGCAGGTGAGCTTTCTCATCGCGGACATCCTGCATGATGCACAGGCACGCATGCTCGCCTTCGGCCCGCACACGGTCATACGCATGCCGTTTCCGTGTGCGGTGAAGACCGGCACGAGCACGAGCTACCGGGACAACTGGACCATGGGATTCACCCCTGAGTTCACTGTTGGCGTCTGGGTGGGCAATTTTGACAACTCACCCATGAACCAAGTCTCAGGCGTGGCGGGAGCGGGCCCCATTTTCCGTGATATCATGATACACCTTCATGAGACACAGGGAACAACGTGGTATGCGGAACCTTCCGGCATCGTTCGTGCGCGCATTGACCCGAGGAACGGGAAGCGGCTGGATGATGCCTCTCCGAGCGTTCGTGCTTCACGCGAGGAGTCGTTTCTGACAGGTACGCTTCCTCCGGCAGCCACCGCCAGGGACTATGACAGCGAGGGACGGGCGCTGCTGCCGCGCGACTACACCCGCTGGGTGCATGGCGGTGACCACTGGCTGGCGGGCCTGGTGGCGCTGCAGTCTGAGGACAGCAACAACGCTCCTCCTCGCATCTCCATTCCAGTGGACGGGAGCGTATTTCAACTCGATCCGGACTTGAAAGACAAGGGCGGTCGCCTGCTTCTGCGAGCTACGGGACCCGCGGGCATGAAGTGGAGTTCGCCATCCATCGCCATTGTGGATGAGAATGGACTGGCTTATGCCACGCTTGTGCCCGGGCATCATGAATTGCGCGTCGAGGATCCAGTGACCGGGGCCTTCTCTGAAGTGCGCATTGAGGTGCGTGATGCGCTCTCTGCCACGGAGAAGTTGCGAGTGGCTCCGTAA
- a CDS encoding HPP family protein, which produces MRGLISLIGVELSAVSPKEKILSGLGGLFAICLLVWSTHHILGVDNAACVIASMGASAVLLFGVPHGQLSQPWPLIAGHGVSAILGVLCAQHLGHDWIAAGCAVGSAILAMHLLKCIHPPGGATALTAVLGGDAIRALGFHFVLWPVMVNVAIMLLVAVLFNWPFHWRRYPSVLSKRRHPNKPHPFGRENEHEDIVKALKELDSFVDVTEADLIALSRQIAREREARLLKQGRKKHVRRDSTSLTA; this is translated from the coding sequence ATGAGAGGTCTGATTTCCCTGATAGGTGTTGAGCTCAGTGCAGTGTCGCCGAAGGAGAAAATCCTCTCCGGTCTTGGAGGCCTTTTTGCGATCTGCCTGCTGGTCTGGAGCACGCATCACATCCTTGGCGTGGATAATGCCGCGTGTGTGATCGCTTCCATGGGGGCGAGTGCGGTCCTGCTTTTCGGCGTACCCCATGGCCAGCTCTCGCAGCCATGGCCGCTGATAGCAGGGCACGGTGTGTCGGCCATTCTGGGAGTGCTGTGCGCGCAGCATCTCGGCCATGATTGGATTGCCGCCGGATGTGCTGTGGGGAGTGCCATCCTCGCGATGCATCTCTTGAAATGCATCCATCCGCCCGGTGGTGCGACGGCCTTAACCGCCGTGCTCGGTGGCGATGCCATTCGCGCGCTGGGCTTTCATTTCGTCCTGTGGCCCGTGATGGTGAATGTGGCCATCATGTTGCTCGTCGCTGTTCTCTTCAACTGGCCTTTCCACTGGCGGCGCTATCCTTCGGTACTATCAAAGAGAAGGCACCCCAACAAGCCCCACCCCTTTGGCAGGGAAAACGAGCACGAGGACATCGTCAAGGCGTTGAAGGAACTGGATTCCTTCGTCGATGTGACCGAAGCAGATCTGATCGCGCTCTCACGCCAGATTGCCCGCGAGCGTGAAGCGAGATTGCTGAAGCAGGGGCGGAAGAAACACGTCCGTCGAGATTCGACCTCCCTGACGGCGTGA
- a CDS encoding MFS transporter: MPPASKPIRALLLLLLTYVGFISLGLPDGMLGVAWPSMRAQFDLPLDAVSAVLVVFIAGYLISTLSSGWLLARMNVGMLLALSGAATAVGLIGYATAPAWAVIVALSFISGLGAGAIDTGLNTYAAMNYSARTMNWLHACYGLGAASGPVLLTSILASGAPWQRGYFWVGIGEVVLVACFLATLSWWPKASGTAHAEQTQETAATQPPATLWSTLRLRTVWLGIATFFIYTGTEAAVGTWAYTFLTGHHGVAPDRAGNWTAAYWGSLTVGRIAAGLIAGKFTPRALILGGAWIIVMGAVLIVSGLGATLTIVGIMFIGFGCAPIFPSLISTTPNRVPLQHTANAVGYQIAAATLGIALVPSFVGFLGRVQGLQVIPVAWFVAAAALLVLLMMLLRFSPNPSLIETRTASGTPSTP, encoded by the coding sequence ATGCCGCCTGCGTCCAAGCCCATCCGCGCTCTTTTGTTGCTCTTGCTCACGTACGTGGGTTTCATCAGCCTGGGATTGCCGGATGGCATGCTCGGAGTCGCTTGGCCATCCATGCGGGCGCAGTTCGATTTGCCCCTTGATGCAGTCAGCGCCGTGCTGGTGGTGTTCATCGCAGGCTATCTCATCTCGACCCTCTCAAGCGGCTGGCTGCTGGCGCGGATGAATGTGGGCATGCTGCTGGCGCTGAGTGGTGCGGCCACAGCGGTGGGACTCATTGGCTATGCCACAGCTCCAGCATGGGCCGTGATCGTGGCCCTGTCGTTCATTTCGGGTCTCGGCGCGGGAGCCATCGATACCGGTCTCAACACGTATGCGGCGATGAACTACAGCGCGCGCACCATGAACTGGCTGCATGCATGCTACGGTCTCGGTGCCGCCTCTGGTCCGGTGCTGCTCACCAGCATTCTTGCAAGTGGCGCACCTTGGCAGCGTGGGTACTTCTGGGTGGGCATTGGTGAAGTGGTGCTGGTGGCTTGCTTCCTCGCCACGCTGTCCTGGTGGCCGAAGGCGTCTGGCACAGCGCATGCCGAGCAGACACAGGAAACAGCAGCGACACAGCCGCCGGCCACTTTGTGGAGCACGCTAAGACTGCGGACCGTGTGGCTGGGCATTGCGACCTTCTTCATCTACACGGGAACAGAGGCAGCCGTGGGGACATGGGCATACACGTTCCTCACGGGACATCATGGCGTGGCACCGGACAGGGCTGGGAATTGGACTGCGGCTTATTGGGGCTCGCTTACGGTAGGGCGCATCGCGGCGGGACTCATTGCAGGAAAGTTCACGCCACGAGCGCTCATCCTCGGAGGTGCGTGGATCATTGTCATGGGGGCCGTGCTGATAGTGTCAGGACTTGGCGCCACCCTGACCATTGTGGGCATCATGTTCATCGGCTTTGGCTGCGCGCCCATTTTCCCCTCGCTGATTTCGACCACTCCCAATCGTGTGCCACTCCAGCACACCGCAAACGCGGTTGGGTATCAGATTGCCGCAGCTACGCTGGGCATCGCGCTGGTGCCGTCGTTCGTCGGATTCCTCGGGCGCGTGCAAGGGTTGCAGGTGATCCCGGTGGCGTGGTTCGTCGCTGCGGCTGCACTGCTGGTGCTGTTGATGATGCTTTTGCGCTTCTCCCCGAATCCATCACTCATCGAGACACGCACTGCATCCGGCACCCCGAGCACTCCATGA
- a CDS encoding alpha-2-macroglobulin family protein has protein sequence MKARAFLLTLLGLLTVASPVPAAELVIDNEELLPSSTLDLRFDSAMIGKEKVGTVEKISPLVGEPAIEGEFKWTSTRSGQFHFTKAPAIATTYSFTLRKGLKDATGKPVAVEELGEYETEAFRVADDYKEYPYSFGESARRTPYFILQFSDAVDAAAAGRQFHFVSRFGTQPIAAKVRYATGKDFKKRYGTDLVPTWEEQGKGVKPSVKDDETRPNALIVQTGEPLPPGVDWTLVMPADFTNAGGNAILGEEARHEWGSVQVLAFKTVSTENRFDGPHSIVLNFNKNLRNGNLSAADLEKARVEAAKFVTVEPAVADMKVNLGWSSLEMEGSFALGTPYTVTVNTGLPGADDLPLENPVRETVTFKASPVFVSTSAGASTQISSGKALLDIYGANFKEMRIRAKQLSDGELIAARAIYEKEYENFDYSEKNKTPARERLTPFDKLPGKQVFEKVITNNQPLERGSLHEINWHEVLGQTKAAPIFLEIEATPQDGAPVGAILNRSIVEFTDIGLMVKNTGEEALVYAFSLKTGQALPGVQLTFADEERAFLKSAQTDDKGMAMVPSQNAAWVLAKNGDDCTAAICSGRENRIGLWGHNINIGWGDPWKAKNETFIFSDRPVYKPGEKANVKAITRMRTGDALTLGQPTKAKLTMTDPRNREVLNKEITFTANGTWSDQIALPEGAVGWYSLNIRFREPEAGEDEYETGSLVNLALRVDEYKPNTFEVKLNGEKFQASKDRIKVPLKANYYMGKALSSAKATWSANLSSVYMPPDEFAEYHFGDAPSWWHYGKDRDDETASEEDEDESSNWGAHGELTLNDDGTATIELPPPPAHKEALPQTISVYADVTDVNQQTIAANTEFKIPGADFIVGAKTHAWSGTAGKEFSIDLVAITPQGKGFTSSVPVDVKIERQAWNTVRVQGAGGAMTAKNQSVLLEELKSRVELKSQNGGAAAAEVKFTPKAGGTYFITSTATDASGKTVLSRLGFYVLGGKDFPWAWDDGALIALQPDKTTVKPGEEVSVVVKSPIAGTALVTVERNRIHRQFLAPVSTENPVVKVPITDEDGPNAYISVVVIRGADQSPHADKVPDYKVGYCEIAVESNTKKLLVTTEASQPSVLPNGQQTLTATVKDGAGQPVEGSEVTFFAVDEGVLSLMAYETPQPFEFFHAAKALFVSTYTTLDALLTEDMKQRHRGNKGIIVGGGDEELGADMALRKNFVATAVWQASLITDKDGKVTTTFNAPDSLTRYRVMAIAAKDGDRFGTGESSFVVNKPLMVEPVVPRFAHAGDEILVKAVVHNTTQHSGQVEVELQLDDHAQLITEERPFALAALKNRTTTNDGRSERRVITLKAGETTALAFPVRFIKNGTTTWKWQAKTTEWSDAKALGDAVESKFDIHHPVPALREVRYLQLTSASASQDLLKGINPQLLESDGELRIDFSQSRLSEARDALEYLLHYPYGCVEQTTSATLPWLALSKYEPMFPDLLQKDKVRDAINRGVNRILQMQTDDGGLAYWPGGDTPELWASAYGGHCLFKAKEWGIPIPQSSLDSLTTWISKQLRELDLANTSDLNKLNDAAMALYTLARAGKAEPAYANTLYSRRERMPETARLFLALSMCVTKAPDVQITELLKPQKNDAKAGRFWLGGDTAAGLRLIVCADRGLTKEANVIADELMKRRGGWGHWGTTFSNSWILTGLSTLERPVKDPQPLSFNVAIRGQEKPFSLATPMESTTALLSYNAKKEAPTAKVTLPQDQTVRARVEVKAWPELKTFQPVQKGFGISRRYERLTPTGMLEPAENLRVGDLIVVTLDINVMKGNRYLALEDRLPSVFEPVNPEFTTQNKKQDADAEDNAWYCDHRELRHDRALFFTNDWSTIGKFQLKYLARVIAEGDVVAPPARIEAMYDPAHYGTSGVQRIQTLPMSDGKDVAGQ, from the coding sequence ATGAAAGCCCGTGCCTTCTTGCTGACCCTGCTGGGTCTTTTAACCGTTGCGAGCCCCGTGCCCGCTGCTGAACTCGTCATTGATAACGAAGAGCTCCTTCCCTCCAGCACGCTGGATTTGCGATTCGACAGCGCGATGATCGGAAAGGAGAAGGTGGGCACCGTGGAGAAAATTTCGCCACTGGTGGGTGAGCCCGCCATCGAAGGCGAATTCAAGTGGACCAGCACGCGCAGCGGCCAGTTCCATTTCACCAAGGCGCCTGCCATCGCCACCACCTATTCCTTCACTCTCCGCAAAGGATTGAAGGATGCTACAGGCAAACCGGTGGCCGTTGAGGAACTTGGCGAGTATGAGACGGAAGCCTTCCGCGTCGCGGATGACTATAAAGAGTATCCCTACAGCTTCGGCGAGTCTGCGCGCCGCACGCCTTACTTCATCCTGCAGTTCTCTGACGCCGTGGACGCTGCCGCCGCCGGGCGACAGTTCCACTTCGTGAGTCGCTTTGGCACCCAGCCGATCGCGGCGAAGGTGCGCTATGCGACGGGGAAGGATTTCAAGAAGCGCTACGGCACGGATCTGGTCCCCACTTGGGAAGAGCAGGGCAAAGGAGTGAAGCCCTCCGTGAAGGATGATGAAACCCGCCCGAATGCCCTGATTGTGCAGACCGGTGAACCACTGCCTCCCGGTGTGGACTGGACCCTGGTGATGCCGGCTGACTTCACCAATGCAGGTGGCAATGCCATCCTCGGCGAAGAAGCCCGCCATGAATGGGGCTCCGTGCAGGTGCTGGCTTTCAAAACCGTGAGCACGGAGAACCGCTTCGACGGTCCTCATTCCATCGTGCTGAACTTCAACAAGAACTTGCGCAATGGAAACCTCTCGGCGGCAGATCTTGAGAAGGCCCGTGTGGAAGCAGCGAAGTTTGTGACGGTGGAGCCTGCCGTGGCGGACATGAAGGTGAATCTGGGATGGTCTTCACTGGAGATGGAAGGCAGTTTCGCCCTCGGCACGCCTTACACGGTCACGGTAAATACAGGCCTGCCCGGGGCAGATGACCTGCCGCTGGAGAATCCCGTGCGCGAAACCGTGACCTTCAAGGCGAGTCCGGTGTTCGTATCCACCAGTGCTGGTGCAAGTACGCAGATCTCGTCTGGCAAGGCATTGCTGGACATCTATGGCGCAAACTTCAAGGAAATGCGCATCCGCGCGAAGCAGCTCAGCGATGGGGAGCTGATCGCGGCGCGTGCCATCTATGAAAAGGAGTACGAAAACTTCGACTACAGCGAGAAGAACAAGACTCCTGCACGCGAGCGCCTGACGCCCTTTGACAAGCTTCCGGGCAAGCAGGTGTTTGAAAAGGTCATCACGAACAACCAGCCGCTGGAGCGTGGCTCGCTCCATGAGATCAACTGGCACGAGGTGCTGGGTCAGACCAAGGCGGCCCCTATCTTCTTGGAAATCGAGGCAACTCCACAAGACGGTGCACCTGTCGGCGCCATCTTGAACCGCAGCATCGTGGAGTTCACGGACATCGGCCTGATGGTGAAGAACACGGGTGAAGAAGCGCTCGTGTATGCATTCTCCCTGAAGACGGGCCAGGCCCTGCCGGGTGTGCAACTTACCTTCGCGGATGAGGAGCGAGCCTTTCTGAAGTCTGCTCAAACGGATGACAAAGGCATGGCCATGGTACCAAGCCAGAATGCCGCCTGGGTGCTGGCAAAAAATGGCGACGACTGCACCGCAGCAATCTGCAGTGGTAGGGAAAATCGCATCGGACTCTGGGGTCACAACATCAACATCGGGTGGGGTGACCCATGGAAGGCGAAAAACGAAACCTTCATTTTCTCTGACCGTCCCGTGTACAAGCCCGGCGAGAAGGCGAACGTGAAAGCCATCACCCGCATGCGCACCGGTGATGCGCTGACCCTTGGCCAGCCTACCAAGGCCAAGCTCACCATGACCGACCCGCGCAATCGTGAGGTGCTGAACAAGGAAATCACCTTCACGGCGAATGGCACCTGGAGCGACCAGATTGCGCTGCCTGAAGGCGCGGTGGGCTGGTACAGCCTGAATATCCGCTTCCGCGAACCCGAGGCCGGTGAAGATGAGTATGAAACCGGTTCGCTGGTGAACCTCGCACTGCGTGTGGACGAGTACAAGCCGAACACCTTTGAGGTGAAGCTGAATGGGGAGAAGTTCCAGGCCAGCAAGGATCGCATCAAGGTGCCGCTCAAGGCGAACTACTACATGGGCAAGGCACTCTCCTCGGCGAAAGCCACGTGGAGTGCGAACCTTTCCAGCGTATACATGCCGCCGGATGAATTTGCGGAGTACCACTTCGGCGATGCCCCCTCCTGGTGGCACTATGGCAAAGATCGCGATGATGAGACGGCTTCCGAGGAAGACGAGGATGAATCCAGCAACTGGGGCGCTCATGGTGAACTCACGCTGAATGACGACGGCACTGCGACCATCGAACTGCCACCTCCGCCAGCGCACAAGGAAGCGCTGCCGCAGACCATTTCCGTCTATGCGGATGTGACGGATGTGAATCAGCAGACCATCGCTGCGAATACGGAATTCAAGATTCCCGGCGCGGACTTCATCGTGGGCGCGAAGACCCATGCCTGGAGTGGCACAGCGGGCAAGGAATTCTCCATCGACCTCGTGGCGATCACACCGCAGGGCAAGGGCTTCACCTCTTCGGTTCCGGTCGATGTGAAGATCGAGCGCCAGGCGTGGAACACCGTGCGTGTGCAAGGCGCAGGTGGCGCCATGACAGCGAAGAACCAGAGTGTGTTGCTCGAAGAGCTGAAATCCCGTGTGGAACTTAAGAGCCAGAACGGTGGCGCGGCTGCGGCGGAAGTGAAGTTCACCCCAAAGGCTGGCGGCACCTATTTCATCACCTCGACGGCGACGGACGCCAGCGGCAAGACGGTGCTTTCCCGCCTGGGGTTCTATGTGCTGGGAGGCAAGGATTTCCCCTGGGCCTGGGATGATGGCGCGCTCATCGCGCTACAGCCGGATAAGACCACGGTGAAGCCGGGTGAAGAAGTGAGCGTGGTGGTGAAGTCACCCATCGCTGGCACTGCCTTGGTCACGGTGGAACGCAACCGCATCCATCGGCAGTTCCTCGCACCGGTGTCCACGGAGAACCCGGTGGTGAAGGTGCCCATCACGGATGAAGACGGTCCGAATGCGTATATTTCCGTGGTGGTGATCCGCGGTGCGGACCAGAGCCCGCATGCTGACAAGGTGCCTGACTACAAGGTGGGCTACTGCGAGATCGCGGTGGAGAGCAATACGAAGAAGCTCCTGGTCACGACGGAAGCTTCGCAGCCATCCGTTTTGCCGAACGGTCAGCAGACTCTGACCGCTACCGTGAAGGACGGCGCAGGCCAGCCGGTGGAGGGCAGTGAGGTCACGTTCTTTGCCGTGGATGAAGGGGTGCTCAGCCTCATGGCTTATGAGACTCCGCAGCCTTTCGAATTCTTCCATGCGGCGAAGGCTCTCTTTGTCTCCACGTACACCACACTCGATGCGCTGCTGACTGAAGACATGAAGCAACGCCATCGTGGCAACAAGGGCATCATAGTGGGCGGCGGCGATGAAGAACTCGGCGCGGACATGGCGCTGCGGAAAAACTTTGTGGCCACGGCGGTGTGGCAGGCTTCACTCATCACGGACAAGGACGGCAAGGTGACTACAACCTTCAATGCACCAGACAGCCTCACACGCTACCGCGTCATGGCCATTGCCGCGAAAGATGGTGACCGCTTCGGCACGGGCGAGTCCTCCTTTGTGGTGAACAAGCCTCTCATGGTGGAGCCGGTCGTGCCCCGCTTCGCCCATGCGGGTGACGAGATTCTGGTGAAGGCCGTGGTGCACAACACCACTCAGCACAGCGGACAGGTGGAAGTGGAACTGCAGCTCGATGACCATGCACAACTCATCACCGAGGAGCGTCCTTTTGCCCTGGCTGCACTGAAGAACCGCACCACCACGAACGACGGCAGGTCAGAACGTCGCGTCATCACACTCAAGGCGGGTGAGACGACGGCCCTGGCCTTCCCGGTACGCTTCATCAAGAACGGCACGACCACATGGAAGTGGCAGGCCAAGACCACGGAGTGGAGTGATGCCAAGGCCCTCGGCGATGCCGTGGAGTCCAAGTTTGACATTCATCATCCCGTGCCGGCCCTGCGTGAAGTGCGCTACCTGCAACTCACCAGCGCGAGCGCCAGCCAGGATCTGCTGAAGGGCATCAACCCACAGCTTCTGGAAAGTGATGGCGAACTGCGCATCGACTTCAGTCAGTCCCGGCTCAGTGAGGCGCGCGATGCCTTGGAGTATCTGCTGCACTACCCGTATGGCTGCGTCGAGCAGACCACCAGCGCCACGCTGCCCTGGCTTGCCCTGAGCAAGTACGAGCCGATGTTCCCCGACCTCCTGCAGAAGGACAAGGTGCGCGATGCCATCAATCGCGGTGTGAACCGCATTCTGCAGATGCAGACCGATGATGGTGGCCTGGCCTACTGGCCCGGAGGTGACACACCTGAACTCTGGGCGAGCGCGTATGGGGGGCACTGCCTCTTCAAGGCCAAGGAATGGGGCATTCCGATCCCGCAATCGTCTCTCGACAGCCTGACCACCTGGATCAGCAAGCAGCTTCGCGAGCTGGATCTGGCGAACACCTCGGACCTGAACAAGCTGAATGACGCCGCGATGGCCCTCTATACGCTGGCCCGTGCGGGCAAGGCGGAGCCCGCCTACGCGAATACGCTCTATAGCCGTCGCGAACGCATGCCTGAAACGGCACGTCTGTTCCTTGCACTCAGCATGTGCGTGACAAAAGCGCCTGACGTGCAGATCACCGAACTGCTCAAGCCGCAGAAGAACGACGCGAAAGCGGGACGCTTCTGGCTCGGTGGTGATACGGCTGCCGGGCTGCGTCTCATCGTGTGCGCGGATCGCGGCCTGACAAAGGAAGCGAATGTCATCGCAGATGAACTCATGAAGCGCCGCGGTGGCTGGGGCCACTGGGGCACCACCTTCAGCAACTCCTGGATCCTCACAGGTCTCTCCACACTGGAGCGCCCCGTGAAAGACCCGCAACCGCTGAGCTTCAATGTGGCCATCCGTGGTCAGGAGAAGCCCTTCTCGCTTGCGACTCCCATGGAAAGCACCACGGCCCTGCTGAGCTACAACGCCAAGAAGGAAGCGCCGACCGCGAAGGTGACGTTGCCACAGGATCAGACCGTGCGTGCCCGGGTGGAAGTAAAAGCCTGGCCTGAGCTGAAGACCTTCCAACCCGTGCAGAAGGGCTTTGGCATCAGCCGCCGTTATGAGCGACTCACGCCCACCGGCATGCTGGAGCCTGCGGAGAACCTGCGCGTGGGTGACCTCATCGTGGTGACGCTCGACATCAATGTGATGAAGGGCAATCGCTACCTTGCCTTGGAAGATCGACTGCCCAGTGTTTTCGAGCCAGTGAACCCTGAGTTTACCACGCAGAACAAGAAGCAGGATGCTGATGCCGAGGACAACGCCTGGTACTGCGATCATCGAGAGCTGCGCCATGATCGTGCGTTGTTCTTCACCAATGACTGGAGTACGATTGGCAAGTTCCAGCTGAAGTACCTCGCACGCGTCATTGCCGAAGGCGATGTGGTGGCTCCTCCGGCCCGCATTGAGGCCATGTACGACCCGGCACACTATGGTACCAGCGGTGTACAGCGCATCCAAACACTGCCCATGAGCGACGGCAAGGACGTCGCAGGACAGTAA